Proteins co-encoded in one Spirosoma endbachense genomic window:
- the bioA gene encoding adenosylmethionine--8-amino-7-oxononanoate transaminase, with protein MLSDTTPTSLQSLSERDKAVIWHPFTQMQTAPLPIPIVRASGSVLYDADGREYLDMIASWWVNLHGHAHPYIAQRVSEQLQVLEHVIFAGFTHQPAVELAERLLSILPLNQSKVFYSDNGSTAVEVALKMAFQYWHNLGLPRFKVVALEGAYHGDTFGAMAVGGRSAFTAPFVPFLFDVAYLPAPIAGQEEAVIEQAKELFTDEIAAFIVEPLVQGSGGMVMYEPGVLNELFQMARQQGALIIADEVMTGFGRTGKLFATDHLPEKPDLMCLSKGLTGGTMALGITTCTQAIYDAFLSSDKTKTLFHGHSFTANPVACASALASMDLLLSDETQASIQRIAKSHAAFSQRLRQYSTIANIRQCGTLLAFDLTLGEQTSYFNSVRDRAYTFLLDRGVLMRPLGNVLYLMPPYCTTDEQLQYTYAQIEELLNSF; from the coding sequence ATGTTATCCGACACTACGCCAACCAGTTTACAGAGCTTATCGGAGCGCGATAAAGCTGTGATCTGGCATCCATTCACACAAATGCAAACGGCACCGTTACCGATCCCGATTGTGCGGGCAAGCGGTTCGGTGCTCTACGACGCCGACGGTCGCGAATACCTCGACATGATTGCGTCGTGGTGGGTAAATCTGCATGGCCACGCGCACCCCTACATTGCCCAGCGGGTTTCAGAACAGTTACAGGTGCTGGAACACGTCATTTTTGCGGGTTTTACGCATCAGCCTGCCGTCGAGCTGGCCGAGCGGCTGCTCAGTATCTTACCACTAAATCAGTCAAAAGTTTTTTACTCTGACAATGGATCGACAGCCGTCGAAGTAGCGTTGAAAATGGCCTTTCAGTACTGGCATAATCTTGGTCTGCCGCGATTTAAAGTGGTTGCACTGGAGGGAGCGTATCATGGCGATACATTCGGTGCTATGGCTGTTGGCGGAAGAAGTGCCTTTACTGCTCCATTTGTCCCCTTTCTATTCGATGTGGCGTATTTACCGGCGCCAATTGCCGGACAGGAAGAGGCCGTTATCGAGCAGGCGAAGGAGTTATTCACCGATGAGATCGCGGCTTTCATTGTAGAGCCTTTGGTGCAGGGGTCTGGCGGCATGGTTATGTATGAGCCAGGCGTTTTAAACGAATTGTTTCAGATGGCCCGCCAACAGGGGGCGCTCATTATTGCCGATGAGGTGATGACGGGTTTTGGCCGAACCGGCAAGCTGTTTGCCACTGATCATTTGCCAGAAAAGCCTGATCTGATGTGTCTATCGAAAGGGTTAACGGGTGGAACAATGGCGCTGGGCATAACGACCTGTACGCAGGCTATCTACGACGCGTTTCTGTCAAGCGATAAGACCAAAACCCTTTTCCACGGTCACTCCTTTACTGCCAACCCTGTAGCCTGTGCATCGGCTCTGGCCAGTATGGACTTGTTATTATCGGATGAGACACAGGCCAGTATTCAGCGTATCGCCAAAAGCCACGCAGCGTTTAGCCAACGATTGAGGCAGTATTCAACGATAGCTAACATCCGACAGTGCGGCACATTACTCGCTTTTGACTTAACCCTTGGTGAGCAAACGTCTTATTTCAACAGCGTTCGCGACCGCGCCTATACCTTTTTGCTCGATCGGGGGGTGCTCATGCGCCCCCTGGGTAATGTACTCTATCTGATGCCTCCATACTGTACAACCGATGAACAGTTGCAGTACACTTATGCGCAAATAGAGGAGCTATTGAACAGCTTTTAA
- the bioD gene encoding dethiobiotin synthase, with product MISAQLPAQFIIAGIGTEIGKTVVSAILVEALQADYWKPVQSGAADDSDTETVRQLISNSTTQFHPEAYRLSQPLSPHAAADLDGVHIDLNAITLPRTSNALVVELAGGLMVPLNEHELNIDLVQRLGLPIILVSRNYLGSINHTLLSIECCRSRNIPIAGIVFNGPTVTTSESFILNYTIIPCLGRIGQETSLTKDVIRHYANQFTELIGAR from the coding sequence ATGATTTCAGCCCAATTACCCGCTCAGTTTATCATTGCTGGTATCGGTACCGAAATCGGGAAAACGGTTGTCTCAGCCATATTGGTTGAAGCCTTGCAAGCCGACTACTGGAAACCCGTTCAATCAGGAGCCGCCGACGATTCAGATACCGAAACGGTTCGCCAACTAATTAGTAACTCGACCACGCAGTTTCATCCGGAAGCATACCGGCTCTCGCAACCGCTTTCACCACACGCAGCCGCCGACCTGGATGGTGTTCACATCGATTTAAACGCGATTACGTTACCGCGAACCAGCAACGCGCTGGTGGTCGAATTGGCAGGCGGATTAATGGTTCCACTCAACGAACATGAGCTGAATATTGATTTAGTTCAGCGGCTTGGGCTGCCAATTATACTGGTTTCCCGCAACTATCTGGGCAGTATAAACCATACATTACTGTCGATCGAGTGCTGCCGTAGCCGAAACATTCCAATTGCAGGAATCGTCTTTAACGGGCCAACCGTTACCACCTCCGAATCGTTTATTCTGAATTATACAATCATTCCCTGTCTGGGCCGAATCGGGCAGGAAACCAGTCTTACCAAGGATGTTATCCGACACTACGCCAACCAGTTTACAGAGCTTATCGGAGCGCGATAA
- the ybeY gene encoding rRNA maturation RNase YbeY gives MIRFFNEDVTYKLPQKQVIRQWLKQQAEREGYAVGDLNYIFCSDEYVLQVNRDYLEHDYYTDIITFDQSEEEGKIEGDIFISVDRVGDNATQLGVPAEQEMRRVLAHGLLHLCGYGDKTDEEEAQMRAKEEEWLRYA, from the coding sequence ATGATTCGATTTTTCAACGAAGACGTTACCTATAAACTTCCACAAAAGCAGGTCATTCGCCAGTGGCTTAAACAACAAGCCGAGCGTGAAGGCTATGCTGTGGGTGATTTGAATTATATTTTTTGCTCAGACGAATACGTGCTGCAAGTCAACCGTGATTATCTCGAACACGACTATTACACGGATATTATCACCTTTGACCAGAGCGAAGAAGAAGGCAAAATTGAAGGCGATATTTTTATCAGCGTCGATCGGGTAGGCGATAACGCTACTCAGCTGGGTGTTCCGGCTGAGCAGGAGATGCGTCGGGTTCTGGCTCACGGCCTGCTCCATCTTTGTGGTTACGGCGATAAAACGGATGAGGAAGAAGCGCAGATGCGGGCAAAAGAGGAAGAGTGGCTACGGTATGCCTAA
- a CDS encoding glucose 1-dehydrogenase produces the protein MSNFVNQVAFITGAGSGIGRATALAFAKAGAQVIVADINETNGHETVQLIKETGVDALFITCNVADPAQIEAAIQQTVKVYGRLDIGINNAGIGGRFARLLDQTSDDFNQIMAVNVGGVFYGMQAQIRQMLSQPENGHSDRGKIVNVSSIAGVRGMAMGAPYSASKHAVIGLTKTAALEYAKKNIRINAVCPVYTHSALVDELILAAPIMEERMRRVIPIGRLGKPEEIAQAILWLCADENALYTGQALQMDGGLTAG, from the coding sequence ATGTCAAATTTTGTCAATCAGGTAGCATTTATCACAGGTGCAGGCTCAGGCATTGGCCGGGCAACGGCGCTGGCATTTGCAAAGGCCGGAGCGCAGGTTATAGTAGCAGACATCAATGAAACCAACGGTCACGAAACAGTTCAGCTTATTAAGGAAACCGGCGTCGATGCGCTTTTTATAACCTGTAATGTTGCCGATCCGGCTCAAATTGAAGCGGCCATTCAGCAAACGGTTAAGGTGTATGGTCGGCTAGACATTGGCATTAACAATGCGGGTATCGGCGGACGGTTTGCCCGGCTTCTCGACCAGACCTCCGACGATTTTAACCAGATTATGGCCGTTAACGTCGGCGGGGTTTTCTATGGAATGCAGGCGCAAATCAGGCAAATGCTGAGCCAACCAGAAAATGGCCATTCTGATCGGGGCAAAATTGTCAATGTATCCAGTATTGCGGGCGTCCGGGGCATGGCGATGGGCGCACCCTATAGTGCATCGAAACATGCCGTTATTGGCCTCACAAAAACCGCTGCTCTGGAATATGCAAAAAAGAATATTCGGATCAATGCCGTTTGCCCGGTCTACACGCATTCGGCACTGGTCGACGAACTTATTCTGGCTGCGCCAATTATGGAAGAACGAATGCGCCGTGTTATTCCAATTGGACGCTTAGGTAAGCCGGAAGAAATCGCTCAGGCCATTTTATGGCTCTGCGCCGACGAAAACGCCCTTTATACCGGCCAGGCGCTTCAGATGGATGGCGGGTTAACTGCCGGATAA
- a CDS encoding sterol desaturase family protein, with the protein MLLNVALVLGTFLFMEGVAWFTHKYVMHGFLWTWHRDHHNHHKGFFERNDFFAVVFSLTAISLIIIGVEVPALDFLAWIGAGVTLYGFFYFVFHDIIVHRRVKMKVDTSGRYMQRIMRAHYIHHKVHTKEGAEAFGFLYAPKKYDRTVKSAPASVKEE; encoded by the coding sequence ATGCTGCTAAACGTTGCCTTGGTTCTAGGGACTTTTCTGTTCATGGAGGGTGTAGCGTGGTTCACACACAAGTACGTCATGCACGGCTTTTTGTGGACCTGGCACCGCGATCATCACAACCATCATAAGGGTTTTTTTGAGCGAAACGACTTCTTTGCGGTTGTTTTCAGCCTGACAGCTATCAGTCTTATCATCATAGGCGTTGAGGTTCCAGCCTTGGATTTTCTGGCCTGGATCGGTGCTGGTGTAACGCTATATGGTTTCTTTTACTTTGTGTTTCATGATATCATTGTTCATCGGCGGGTGAAGATGAAGGTCGATACCAGTGGCCGATACATGCAGCGCATCATGCGGGCGCATTACATTCACCACAAAGTTCATACGAAAGAAGGGGCCGAAGCATTCGGTTTTCTGTACGCGCCAAAAAAATACGACCGCACGGTGAAGAGCGCACCAGCCAGCGTTAAAGAAGAATAA
- a CDS encoding GNAT family N-acetyltransferase has translation MITYREATSNDAEQIARLHSLSWQQNYGGIWSDEFLNGNVLENRQQVWLERLSQPAVNQYVIVAESDKVIYGFACAYANNDPHWGTLLDNLHVRMEQKGQGIGTVLIKLAARWAYDKNPDSGFYLWVLPQNTSARKFYQNLGAVNHELVTHASPDGGFSEAYRYVWADVNQLI, from the coding sequence ATGATCACCTACAGGGAGGCAACTAGTAACGATGCAGAGCAGATCGCCAGACTACATAGCCTTAGCTGGCAGCAAAACTACGGAGGTATTTGGAGCGATGAATTTCTGAATGGTAATGTACTTGAAAATAGACAGCAGGTTTGGCTGGAACGACTAAGTCAACCAGCAGTTAATCAATATGTTATCGTTGCTGAGTCGGATAAGGTAATCTACGGCTTTGCCTGTGCCTACGCCAACAACGACCCCCATTGGGGAACGCTACTCGATAATCTGCATGTTCGTATGGAGCAGAAAGGACAGGGAATAGGCACAGTGCTCATCAAACTGGCGGCTCGTTGGGCATACGACAAAAATCCTGATTCAGGCTTCTATTTGTGGGTATTACCCCAAAATACAAGTGCCCGAAAGTTCTACCAGAATTTAGGTGCAGTAAACCACGAGCTGGTAACGCATGCCAGCCCCGACGGAGGATTTTCAGAGGCTTATCGGTACGTATGGGCTGATGTGAACCAATTAATTTGA
- a CDS encoding aminotransferase class I/II-fold pyridoxal phosphate-dependent enzyme: protein MSELTHSIINTLSERLEIRQQNGLLRQLRTADNLIDFCSNDYLGFARSADLKQAIQQADASASDARTGATGSRLLAGQTYLAAAVEDELASFYQTESALIFNSGYDANLGLLACLPQANDTLLTDELVHASMIDGARLSYASRHRFRHNDLNDLDSKLQQTTRSGQSGQVFVAIESVYSMDGDLAPLTEIVALCERYGAALIVDEAHATGVYGPNGEGMVVALGLADRILARVHTFGKALGVHGAAVVGSSVLRNYLINFARPFIYTTALPPHSLLAIRCAHQLVQLSANARKSLHERIQYFHQRVASQLPETTWTNSSSPIQGLIVPGNDYARHIASEAQRARFDVRAILSPTVPVGQERLRICIHLFNTTEEIDRLVSAFQSALTNAVHL from the coding sequence ATGTCTGAACTGACACATTCCATCATAAATACGCTCTCCGAACGGCTGGAAATCCGACAGCAAAATGGTTTGTTGCGTCAACTCCGCACGGCTGATAACCTGATCGATTTTTGCTCGAATGACTACCTCGGGTTCGCCCGATCGGCCGATTTGAAACAAGCCATTCAGCAGGCAGACGCCAGCGCGTCCGATGCGCGAACGGGTGCAACCGGCTCTCGGCTGCTGGCAGGTCAAACGTATCTGGCGGCTGCTGTTGAAGATGAACTGGCATCCTTTTATCAGACCGAATCCGCTCTGATTTTTAACTCGGGTTACGATGCCAATCTGGGTCTGCTTGCCTGTTTGCCCCAAGCGAATGACACCCTCCTGACAGACGAACTTGTCCATGCCAGCATGATCGATGGGGCAAGGCTCAGCTATGCGAGTCGCCACCGTTTTCGCCATAACGACCTGAACGATCTCGACTCAAAGCTTCAGCAAACAACCAGGTCAGGCCAATCAGGTCAGGTTTTTGTGGCTATTGAGTCGGTTTATTCAATGGATGGTGATTTGGCTCCATTAACTGAAATTGTTGCTCTGTGTGAGCGATATGGAGCGGCTCTGATCGTCGACGAAGCGCATGCAACCGGCGTTTACGGTCCCAATGGCGAAGGCATGGTGGTGGCGTTGGGTCTGGCAGATCGGATACTGGCCCGTGTACATACGTTCGGGAAGGCATTGGGCGTTCATGGTGCAGCCGTTGTCGGATCTTCCGTTCTTCGCAATTACCTGATCAATTTTGCCCGGCCATTTATTTATACAACTGCTCTTCCACCGCATAGTCTACTGGCCATCCGTTGTGCCCATCAACTTGTCCAACTTTCAGCAAACGCCCGAAAAAGCCTACATGAGCGAATCCAGTATTTTCATCAGCGTGTAGCCAGTCAATTACCCGAAACTACCTGGACTAATAGTTCGTCACCCATTCAGGGTCTGATTGTGCCGGGTAATGACTATGCCCGACATATTGCCAGCGAAGCGCAACGGGCACGGTTCGACGTACGAGCCATTCTGAGTCCAACAGTGCCCGTTGGACAGGAACGATTACGTATTTGTATTCACCTCTTTAACACGACCGAAGAGATTGATCGATTAGTTTCGGCCTTTCAGTCAGCTCTCACTAACGCAGTACATCTATGA
- a CDS encoding DUF2795 domain-containing protein — MYWTLELASYLEDAPWPATKDELIDYSIRSGAPLEVVENLQELEDDGQPYESIEEIWPDYPTKDDFFFNEDEY, encoded by the coding sequence ATGTACTGGACACTCGAACTCGCATCCTACCTGGAAGATGCTCCCTGGCCTGCCACCAAAGACGAACTGATTGACTATTCAATCCGCTCTGGCGCTCCACTAGAAGTTGTTGAAAACTTACAGGAGCTTGAAGATGACGGCCAACCTTATGAAAGCATCGAAGAAATCTGGCCGGATTATCCGACCAAAGATGATTTCTTCTTCAATGAAGACGAGTACTGA
- a CDS encoding copper homeostasis protein CutC, which produces MQIEVCAYSFESCLTAQQAGADRVELCGGLSEGGTTPSAGLIQLARQHLSIQLFVMIRPRGGDFLYSDTELAVMRADLMAAKSAGADGVVLGILQADGTIDEAKTREFVELAYPMPVAFHRAFDMTRDPAEALEAVIRTGAIRILTSGQHPSAESGLSVLHQLTEQAAGRIEIMAGVGVSGQNASQFMGIGLDALHLSGKSSQPSPMIYRRQNLQMASAVLGEYERIEASADAIQSVVNQVKRQ; this is translated from the coding sequence ATGCAAATTGAAGTTTGTGCCTACTCGTTTGAATCTTGTTTAACGGCTCAACAAGCCGGAGCCGACCGTGTTGAACTGTGTGGTGGCCTGAGTGAAGGGGGTACCACGCCCAGTGCCGGATTGATTCAGCTAGCCCGTCAGCATCTTTCCATTCAGTTATTCGTTATGATTCGGCCACGCGGGGGCGACTTTTTGTACTCCGATACCGAATTAGCGGTCATGCGAGCCGATCTTATGGCGGCTAAATCAGCCGGAGCCGACGGCGTCGTGCTCGGCATCCTGCAAGCAGATGGAACGATCGACGAAGCCAAAACCAGAGAATTTGTCGAGCTGGCCTATCCAATGCCGGTTGCCTTTCACCGCGCTTTCGATATGACCCGCGACCCAGCTGAAGCGTTGGAAGCCGTAATCCGTACGGGTGCCATACGAATACTTACATCAGGTCAGCATCCTTCGGCAGAATCGGGCTTATCAGTGCTCCATCAGTTAACTGAACAAGCCGCCGGACGGATCGAAATTATGGCCGGTGTTGGTGTTTCGGGCCAAAATGCAAGCCAGTTTATGGGCATTGGTCTGGATGCTTTACATCTGAGTGGAAAAAGCAGCCAGCCAAGCCCAATGATCTATCGGCGGCAAAATCTACAAATGGCGTCGGCTGTACTGGGCGAATACGAACGTATCGAAGCCAGTGCCGACGCCATTCAGAGCGTAGTAAACCAGGTCAAACGGCAGTAA
- a CDS encoding AlbA family DNA-binding domain-containing protein codes for MNPSVMDYQALKNLVRRGEGSNLEFKLKTNHPEKIIRGVVAFANTNGGIMLIGIGDDKKIVGLKYADEDEYLLVRAINKYCFPRISYTIERVQLYDEREVLVIRVPPSPTRPHYIIPDPAEPENKKAYVRVADKSVQASREVREILKGEQADRDIRFSYGDKEHKLMQHLGEHNSITVDLFASIAGVSRRIASRTLVLLVLANVLEIHPSDVVDQYTTRSV; via the coding sequence ATGAACCCATCGGTTATGGACTATCAGGCGCTTAAAAACCTGGTTAGACGGGGAGAGGGTAGCAATTTAGAGTTCAAACTGAAAACGAACCATCCCGAGAAAATTATCCGGGGTGTGGTCGCTTTCGCGAATACAAACGGCGGCATCATGCTGATAGGCATCGGTGACGATAAGAAGATTGTCGGGCTGAAATACGCCGACGAGGACGAGTACCTGCTCGTTCGGGCAATCAATAAATACTGCTTCCCGCGGATTAGCTACACGATTGAGCGAGTTCAACTCTACGACGAACGCGAAGTTCTCGTGATTCGGGTACCCCCCAGCCCAACTCGCCCCCATTACATTATCCCCGATCCGGCCGAGCCCGAAAATAAAAAGGCATACGTACGTGTCGCCGATAAATCGGTTCAGGCCAGTCGCGAAGTGCGCGAGATCCTAAAGGGTGAACAGGCTGATCGTGATATTCGCTTTAGCTATGGCGATAAAGAGCATAAGCTAATGCAGCATCTCGGCGAACATAACAGCATTACAGTCGATCTGTTTGCCTCCATTGCCGGAGTTTCCCGCCGAATTGCCTCCCGAACACTCGTTTTACTTGTATTGGCCAACGTCCTCGAAATTCACCCGAGTGATGTGGTCGATCAATACACGACACGATCCGTGTAG
- a CDS encoding polysaccharide deacetylase family protein, with amino-acid sequence MSILRLLTCLVFLLTTRAYGQKQIAITVDDLPAVSKYATSPESQQRLTQKLLTHFSAFQVPAIGFVISGFLQTNGQPDPRKIALMTMWLDAGLELGNHTFAHKDYNLVSFDELKADVIGGEQVMKDLVQQRGKPFRYFRHPYLRRGDTPAKKDSLEAFLRQRGYREAPVTIDNSDWLFSRAYDHALILNDTALAANVGKRYVEYMGNCIAYYEAQSDSLFGRPISQTILLHANTINADYLDDLLTVLKQRGYSFVSLDKALTDEAYQTVDRFCGKGGISWLHRWALTKGKKGSFFKGEPEVPAMIDELANRKL; translated from the coding sequence ATGAGCATTCTACGTTTATTGACTTGTTTAGTGTTTCTCCTGACCACACGGGCATACGGACAGAAACAGATCGCCATTACGGTCGATGATTTACCGGCGGTATCCAAATATGCCACCAGCCCCGAATCACAGCAACGACTGACCCAAAAATTGCTGACTCACTTCTCGGCCTTTCAGGTACCCGCTATTGGTTTTGTTATTAGTGGTTTTCTGCAGACCAATGGCCAGCCAGATCCCCGCAAAATTGCACTCATGACCATGTGGCTGGATGCTGGTCTGGAACTCGGAAATCACACATTCGCTCATAAAGATTACAATCTCGTTTCGTTTGACGAGCTGAAGGCTGACGTGATTGGTGGTGAGCAGGTTATGAAAGATCTGGTTCAACAACGAGGCAAACCGTTCCGTTATTTCAGGCATCCCTATTTGCGCAGGGGCGATACGCCCGCTAAGAAAGACTCACTTGAAGCGTTTTTGCGCCAGCGCGGCTACCGGGAAGCGCCCGTTACCATCGATAATTCGGATTGGTTATTTTCTCGTGCCTACGACCATGCACTGATCCTGAATGATACGGCGCTGGCGGCTAACGTAGGCAAACGCTATGTCGAGTATATGGGCAATTGCATCGCCTACTACGAAGCACAAAGTGATTCGCTTTTTGGACGGCCGATTTCTCAAACAATACTTCTTCATGCCAACACCATCAACGCCGATTATCTGGATGATTTACTGACTGTACTCAAACAGCGCGGCTATTCATTTGTGTCGTTGGATAAAGCCCTGACGGACGAAGCCTATCAGACGGTCGATCGGTTTTGTGGGAAGGGTGGTATTTCGTGGCTGCACCGCTGGGCGCTGACCAAGGGTAAAAAAGGCTCTTTTTTCAAAGGAGAACCCGAAGTACCCGCAATGATTGATGAACTGGCGAATCGGAAACTGTGA
- a CDS encoding zinc-binding dehydrogenase translates to MKAIYLPGIHQPIQYVDMPTPTAGPGQVLIQLKAAALNHRDVFIQEGLYPGIKLPVILGSDGAGVVVEVGEGVDRVWRGQAVIINCGHNWGPNPKFYGPDFRILGMPDNGTFAEYVVVDARYIHHKPAHLSFEQAAALPLVGLTTWRTLMTRVGLHATGSNTPEKVLITGIGGGAALFALQFAVAAGAEVWVTSGSDEKLERAKTLGARGGVNYKESDWAKTLMTQTGGGPQSGINRGYFDVIIDSSGGPGFARLVDVAAPGGRIAFYGGTTGNITDIVPAKVFFKQLNIFGSTMGTEHEFADMVSFVAEKQLVPVIDEVFPLADTEQAMRKMTEGKQFGKLVLKISE, encoded by the coding sequence ATGAAAGCGATTTATCTCCCCGGCATACATCAGCCCATCCAGTACGTTGATATGCCAACACCTACCGCCGGGCCGGGCCAGGTCCTTATTCAACTCAAAGCTGCGGCCCTCAATCACCGTGATGTATTTATTCAGGAAGGCTTGTATCCAGGAATTAAATTGCCTGTCATTCTGGGTTCCGATGGCGCCGGTGTCGTGGTTGAGGTTGGCGAAGGTGTTGACCGCGTCTGGCGTGGTCAGGCAGTTATCATCAATTGTGGGCACAACTGGGGTCCTAACCCGAAATTCTATGGGCCGGATTTTCGAATTCTGGGAATGCCCGACAACGGTACGTTTGCCGAATATGTGGTTGTCGATGCCAGATACATTCATCATAAGCCCGCACATCTATCATTCGAGCAGGCGGCAGCTCTTCCTCTCGTGGGCCTAACCACCTGGCGTACACTCATGACCCGCGTCGGATTACATGCAACCGGTAGCAACACGCCCGAAAAAGTACTGATAACAGGTATTGGTGGAGGGGCGGCCCTGTTTGCTTTGCAATTCGCGGTGGCAGCCGGTGCCGAAGTTTGGGTAACATCAGGCTCCGATGAGAAACTGGAACGGGCCAAGACATTAGGTGCCAGGGGTGGTGTAAACTACAAGGAATCCGATTGGGCAAAAACGCTCATGACACAAACCGGCGGTGGTCCGCAGAGCGGCATCAACCGGGGCTATTTTGACGTGATAATCGACAGTTCTGGCGGACCTGGATTTGCCCGGCTAGTGGATGTGGCTGCGCCGGGCGGGCGCATTGCGTTCTACGGTGGCACGACGGGTAATATCACTGATATTGTACCGGCGAAGGTATTTTTCAAACAGTTAAACATCTTTGGTTCAACGATGGGTACAGAACATGAATTTGCCGACATGGTCTCATTTGTAGCTGAAAAACAACTCGTTCCGGTAATCGATGAAGTCTTTCCCCTGGCCGATACTGAACAGGCAATGCGTAAAATGACTGAAGGAAAACAATTCGGTAAGCTTGTTCTTAAAATCAGTGAGTAA